The following nucleotide sequence is from Populus nigra chromosome 15, ddPopNigr1.1, whole genome shotgun sequence.
TCATCGGCACTGGACACAGTGAATTCTCCACCACCTTCAACATTTGCAGCTTTCACCTTAAGGTCATCAACCAAGAGAGCAAACCTCCTAGAACGTGTGCCAAGCCCTTTCTCTTGGAGGTCAAGCTCAAGGCCGAGAGCATGGGTGTAAGTTGCAGACCCATCAGCTAAGAATTTGACATGCTTATTCTCAGGGTAAGATTTGGCCCATGCCTTCATCACAAAGGGGTCGTTGACTGCAAATGAATAAGAAACCAAAACTCAAAAAACACGGAAACCAATCACTTTCTTTTAGTTCTCTAAACCTGCAATTAGTCTGAATTCCAACAGAATATAACAGATCCAGCTGATAAGTTACATACATATTATTTACGCCAACCAAAACAAGAGATGCAGACTTAAGAACAATGCAAGTTGAAGTAAGGCCGCACACATTTTAGTTTTTCCTCCAACACCAATACCAGTAGCAGATTAGGTGTGTCAGACAGATtcccaaattagaaaaaaaagaaccagcATTTCTAGCAGCTTTGCTCTTCCTTCCAATTTCAATTATAACTGGTCAACTTAGATACAAAAACTTAACCCAGATTACATTAATTCGCAACAAATGGTGAAACCCTAGTTGTTGTAcagatttttaatcaaaatgactcaaaaataagaaaatcaaattaattaaaaaaatagatcccCAAATGGAAAAGAAGACGTACCGCTGATGCACAAAATTTCTGTAACGCCCTTTGATTTTAACTCCTCTGCTTTCTCGATAAACCCCGGCACATGCTTCAAGCTACAAATCaccaaacaacaaaatcaatcatATATATACTTAAATCGGAACCATAAAAATAGTAACTCTGTTTACCTGCAGGTGGGTGTGAAGGCACCGGGAACACCAAAGAGGATGACCTTTTTACCGGCAGCTAGAGAGTGTACGGACACTTCCTGGAGCTGATCTTGCTCGTCGAAATAAGCGAGCTTTCCATCAGGCAAGACATCACCAACAGCAATCGGGGCCATATCGAATCGACGGTATTGTTTTCGTAACTGTTACCGTGTTATCGAGTGAGGGATTATGAGCAGAAGAACAGATATTGTGGCTGTGTATTTAtagtgtttaaaattttaaatttacatttAAGGGAATTGAGAAAATTTTTGGGGTCCGGTGTTAAACGAGTGGCACGTGGGTGGGTGGCCGCTCTTGTAATTATCTTGGCATGGCCGTGCTTGCCAAGTGGACGACTATCTTGGTAAATGCGATCAGAGTTACGAGATTGCCCTTCCTTCTTGTTTGACCTGTCATTCCAGTCTAATCTCTCCCTCcctctattttctcttttcttgttcgATCGGTCGCATGGAGCGGAGGCTTTACTCTGGCCAGGGGTGAAGAATATCTCAGGCAAAGTCAACTCTACAATATGACGAAACCCGGCGGTCATTACGGATTATTGAAAGTCAGTCGTTcgttattataatataattacagtaacataaaatatttcatggaaaatttaattaataaaaaatattttataattaatttttaatttaaaaagtaagttTGTTAGATATTTTAAGAACAATAATTCCCTTATAATTCCATCTGATTATTTCAATTACAACCACcattttctcatcttttttcttcaccATTGCCACCATCTCACCATCACCTCCCCTTCCactattttaaacaatttttatctcaaaatatttccaaacaaaacaaatctaaaatatatttatttaaattagttgatCAAAATTCTTCGTGAACATGATAAATTCTTATAATGgttgaaattaaagagaaattagttgtaattaaaaaaattaaagtcaagAACCAAAGTTGTCAAGTTAGCATAATTTGGGAGGTTTCATTAATTCAATTAgaaacttaatttaataaatttatgacTTTATAGCTGattttaacttcaatttaaaCGTTTTACGGATCCAGGGGCCATTTTGGAAAATCATAGAAGTTTAAgggtttatttaatttcagtCAAGGACTCAAATGaaggattttattaatttggctTCGATATTGCACCCTTTGGATAATTAAAACTTCAGGTCAGGaagattaaaaatgaaaaagcgCTGACAGTCAAGGACCAACTTGAACTTTGTCAGTGCCAAACGATGTCGTTTGAAGCTTTGATATATATACACCCTCAACccctgtcttcttcttcttcgtcaagGACCAACTTGAGCTTTGTCAGTGCCAAATGATGTCGTTTGAAGCTTTGATATATATACCCTCAACctctgtcttcttcttcttcttcttcttcagggACCAAAACCAGAAACTCCAGCTACCAGCCCCAAGGAAAGATGTGATAAAAGGTGGAAACTAAAAAGATGCTCGAACAGTAGCTGAAAATGAAAGAGAGGATTATAAAGGTAAGGTTGAGCATTGGGAAGAGATCGAACTGCGTGCCCATACAGAATTGACAGACAAAGTAGAAGAGCTGGAATGACAGAAGACCTAACTTGTAATTAACATCAAAGAACTTTAGATTGAGTTGTTTGCTAgagaaattgagattgaaaggCAAAGTTCTAGAGTAACTGAAgcataaaatactatttatctCCAAGACGAACAAACTCAATAAATTAGCCTTCATGAGAATGGGCAAAAAAAtgagtatattattttttcgttCCTTTTTGTCATATTTGGCAAATTCATTCtattataatataaactataacTATTACACCTGATTTGGCTTTACGCATTGACCTGATAGTGAATTCTAGCTAGAactgagttttattttaaattaatttaaaaattgatttgatcaaaCTTTATCGACTCAATTAACTGGGTGAGctctaaagattttttttatttttttttaaaatatgtcattttattttaataaacaaaacaacatcattttaggGTAGACTTAACAAACCTATGACTTAAAATGGGTTTCatttcaaattgatttgaagattgatttaattaaatacgtTGACGTAGCCAAACTTAGGTGAGACCGAGCCGGGTCAActgcaataatttattttaatttttttttaaacaatgttatatcattaaaaaaaggttgaaaaaacaTCGTTAAGTTCTTGATTAGAGTTTACCTAGTAAATCTACACtttatgtattgttttttttttatatctcaacTGTTCTAATTCAATTGAAATGGGTTTGTAGTTGAGTTTACTTCCCACGTTATGATGTAGATTGATCTATGTATTTTTTGAATGTAAGAAAAGAAGATACAAGCTGTGGGGAACTCTCTGACATTGTCATTGAACCAGATCTAGTGAGTCAAACTTAAAAACTCTTGACTCAACTTCTTAATTCtgggtttcaaattaaattgtgtgtTAGTTGTCATGATGTGACCTAGTTAATTTAGGGGGTccgaagaaaaaaatcaaaggaaaagatgacaaaaaaaataaagaatagacCTGCGAGTTCAAAAGCAACCTGAAAGATCAATAAAAAACGGTTTGactttcaaaagaaattgaagttcgggtgtgtgtgtgtgtgtgtgtgtgtgtgtgtgtgtgtgtttgtttgtgTATTAAGAGGATTATGTATTGGATTAATTCAGGTTAATCCGAGCTAACTCAACAAATCCGTGACTTGAGTTGTGGATTCCAATGAGttcaatactatttttttattttaattgtatgaaaaaaaataaagaccaatatttagaatcaatcaaatattaaaagatgaaattgtaaaagaaaagcAATAAGAAAATTCATCAAAGACCCAAtgtcaaaggttttttttattttaaaaaagccaAATGAGGCTAGGTGCACAAGCATAAGAGGCAATTGAGAAACTTAGGCTTACGCTCCTGAgccatatttttgtttttataaaagacAGATGATATATCGTccaccttttattttgtttttttttttaaaataagatgttTTACTTGTTAGGATAGTCGATGCGTAGCCTATTATTGCTTATCTCAGAATCTAGCAACCACTGTGCTTGTAACAAAATCATGGGCTAGGGTTTTTGCGGgttgaaaattctttttttttaaacattttttaacctaaaaaaattaataaacacaataaaagcCTTTATAAATCACTTGTTAACCTAAAAAACCCCAAAATCACCTAAGAAAACCAAATTCAAccgaactgaaaaaaaaaataactcgatcTCATTTTTCATGCATGGTTATAAGAAAAATCCACCACCATCAAACTTCCCTCATCGAATTGAACTCATTGACAccaagtttaaatatttttgttgttggaatTACGACAATAaaccattttctctctctttctctctctgtttttttttggtaactttctctttcctctctctaACTCAGGGAttgaaaatgaacaaaataaacttttgaatcaaaataaaaattattatgaatttgggGTGAGCCATgcattttctttgtgttttacattttagttccctatctttttctattattattttataacctaatttcatataattagattgaaaaaaagataCAATTGAACTATAAAAggatgcattaaaaaaaattgataaaaaaaaactggacaTGAGGTTCACTATTTATATGAATCGTGGTCACCtcttagtattttgttttttagtttttgttaattaatatactGAATGAATCAGTGGTCTAAAAACTCTAAgtaaaaaactctaattttgaTTTGGTGGTCTGCCTCACAAAAAAACCCGATTCCAAATAGAtcctttgttctttttaataaaGTGTATCcgtcaattatatatatatactagctATTTGACTTGTGCATCGTCGttggtcataattttttttaaaaaaattctggaTATGTAGGTTATTttctaaaagaatttaaagtataaataaaaaaaaccaatgcaaatatgtaatcaaataaagtCGTTAACActaactaaaagaaaaactaaaaaaattaagaaatagatgtaaatcaatatatttaatattgtaatatgAGTCATTTACATGGTTttgtttcatgaatttatttatgaaaatcatTCCATAACAGAAATCGACACatgtaaaatttattgaataaaacaaaaggaaaacatttCGTATAAGGTTGCacatattaatttgtttataaaaataattgtttttatttttaaaaataagtttaatctatataaaatataaaaaaatataaatgaatcacactaacctcataaaaaaattaaacacactttatataattaaaaaataattgttattttaaaaatgttaaataagcaaaaaataaaaataaaaatgaaggtgtgctaatcaaaacacaaatgcaaaaattattttgaaaaggtCGTGCGTTATGGGCCCACTAAGAAAAGCCCTGTGTGCtagcctttttttccttttgttttccaaagTGAATGAGGCAAATGACgattgtcaaaataaaaaagaaaacacactgTTTGTTAATTCTAAAATCCGGCCATTGGTATGGTCGAGAAaacatggttattttttttattcaaaaatccattggttattttttttatttaaaaattcattttgatccaaaacaCTTGGAAAACACTCTAGAAACCTTGTTAAACCAATTCATGAcctttaaaaatgcaaaaaaccaCCCTAAAACCCAAAACTAAAAGACTTCCTGAGCTCAGAAATTTTTATAtaggtgttttcaaggtaaaaaaaaacacctaatctTAATCCCCTTTATATATAacattttgacataaaaatagaCTGTTTGATGGCTTAAATTTTCCCCAACGatagttttctttctttaagcCGGAATACAAcaatttcttctctcttcttcaccaaaaaaaaaactagaaaaagaggaaaatgaaatttggtatcaaaatatatgtttttaaaattacaggGACCAATCgcctaatatatataaaaataagggATGAAAgtgaaattttgaaataaatttcaaagCCATCATCTATGTTACTCGTGTTTTTCACTTCAgttctttctcttttaattcaACCCTCACCCCttaaaaaacatgcaattgGTCTTTAATTTGGGTTTATAAGGACTCAATTGtacaaataaaaagttttagaatcaaattaaattgtttctaaaatcttactattataattcaaaatgaAATGTCAGAGGAAATACAGTATAGGCTTTTgcagtaaaagaaaaaacacaccTTTTATATTATTggcaacacacacacacacacacacacacacacacacacacacacacatgaaaaCTAGCTTCGTTTTGAATTCAACATTGTAGAAAGACGGGAGATCGTGTTGAAGTCAAAATAATGTTCATTGAACTAGACCACAACTATTAATGACCATGAACAGATTGTGCGTCTTGAACGGGCTGGTCAATGCCGTCGacatttttaggttttttttttttttttaaccatcatTTAATTTGAAGGCAATTTTCTGACAaatcaaaaattattaacaagaaTTTCactgattaaatatttttgtctgTAAatctatcaataaaaataatattaatgaattgaaaatgtaaatatcaataaaattttttgacaataaatctaaaatttctGATAACAagttatataaatcatataacaCATCtgtttataaacaaaaatgtaTCTCTTACTTTTATGAGACATAAGCTAAATCAAGACGTAAGTGTTCATGCAAGGAGTGCGCATGATAAGgacaaatgaaatgaaattaaattaaattgaggtAACATGTAAAATCAtcatgaatgataaaaaaatattataaaagagtCTAATAAattgtgcataaaaataaaaaaaataaaaaaaggacaagGATCCAAAAGAATAggaatgaattgtttttttatggttataagAGGGAATTATCTATAAACAATTCCCAATTGTCAAAAGAAATGTCGGCCAGTAGAGAGGCCAACCAAAAACGCAAAAGAATAGTGCAGCAACGGCAATGATGAACCAAAGCGTGCGCCGGACCACCCTCCTGTGGTCTAAACTGAATTgaatttaaagaagaagatggcCCCAGTTGgtcaagaaagaaacaaaagaaggaAGCAACACATGGCAGAGAAGAccaagataattaaaaatttaacagctacctaaaaataaaaaaccgatTATAACCCTACTAGTCACATGTGTTCTTTAGAAAAGCATGTGATCTGAGTTTGACGTGGTTAAGagatcaatttcaatttcaatttcaagcaTGTGTTCTtcagatttgatttgaattttttttgaaaaattaaattaaaagaaaaatatttaaaattttaatattttttataaaaaaattaagaaacaattcataTGAATATATCATATATATGTTGAcgaagtttaaaaaattattttaaaagattttttattctacattgaaaatatattatattatcattttaagttaaaatatttaaattaaaatttttttatcctatattgACAAAACAtagcttttttcttgtgaacatatgtatatatactaaagggcttcaaatcccacattaaaaagataataaacattcttctagtatttatgtAATGAAGCTTGAAAAACCTGGCAATCAAGGGAGTCGTGTTAGAACTACGAGGTTAAGTATCTATTAGATCCTAACCATTTCGAGCGTCATATTAGAGCTATAAAATCTAAGAGCTTCACTAATAAAAGGAACACATTAGAGTTGGCGGCCAAGGACTATACTAGAGTTGCTGATGCGAACCTCTTGTCCCCCAAACAAAGTAGACTTTTCTTGAGTTTTAAGCTAATGTGTCtaaactaataattaattaacataaatttaataataaaataaactcttaAACAATATCTAATAAGctagaacaaaaataaattttaaaaataattactcaacattaaataaataaataaaatagaataataaaaacaaagtcttcATGCTAAAGTTTCTCAATGTAGCATGAATTTccagtttttatatatttttgacaaaTTTCAGTCATGACTTCAAACACATTGTTCCTTTTCATCTGGATGAATTACCGAGCCTACCATATATGGTTGGAAAGCTTGGGATGTCTAATTTCCAGCCCAGCTTCAATCATATCAAAATTGTACTTGTAGCTCTAAATATATCCCAAACAGTACACGAAGATCTAATCTAATAGATTTGAAAAGATTCATCTAGCAGCTTTTATCATCCTATATACAAATCTCAACAAGTAGTATTTAATGTAATATTGGGCCTTCAATGACATTTGTATTCTTTAGCTTATTGCACATATAGTAGTTTTATAAAGTTGCAAAGTTGGCAGTAGAATAAGaaaattctttaataaaaagatttagtACCTGAAATTATTATCATCTACATACCAATAACTGAATTTGAATATTTCTGAAATTTAGGCTGCTAGCCATGATCAAACGTTTGTGTTGTTTGTAGGTTGGCTTCGAAGTGGGGACTATGATGCCTAATTCTCaattatatatgatatatataagAGCCTAAAATATTGTTTGCTCTAGATAAAAGGATGAGTACAACTCGGAATCCTTTTTTTGCCTAAatgatctttttataattttcttatggaatttttttattatacataaaaagtaaatataggatattgattttgttttcgttAAGAAAATGTGAttctgttctttcttttttaggaTGTACGTAActattttctaatttcatataaatatctTTCATTACTCAATTTAATAGAGAAAACATTAATTTCTCACGGATATCATCTCTAAATGTAACCCTCAAAGCCATGTTTGATAGGATTTAAGTAATctaatataagataatttattagattatttttgttgttagtTGTAAAATTATATGGTAATTTAATGGATTTTTTCCTATAATTTTCATTTAGTAACTCtaatttattaacaaaattatgttttaggtcttgaattttttaaaaatatatttttgtagctCTTTGGAGGAAATTATGGCATGTCCTcttaaaacacatcaaaaaattCCCTTACCATGAGAAGAATTGACGGCtcaacaatatcttttttttagagtCTATCACATAAGTGAGGTAAGCCATACACCCTTTTCTCATCATCTTCCTAGCAGTCATAACCGAAATTATACAATTcagtatgatatttttttctcctgtgAATATTACTCTCCTACCATTCAATCCTTGAAGGGTTAGAATTTTTACAAAACAATCCATTTTGAGCCTTATACATGCCTAACCACTTCATTCCTAATATTACTTCAAAGTCATGTAACGGGGTATTAAATATACTCTTATCTCACATCCATTAATTCTAGCTCCTATCCTTTTGTATACACGATCAATATCTACACTTTAACCCAAAGGGATATCAATTATGAATTCTTTTTCTACTTTACtaaattcccccccccccccaattttCCTATAATTTTACTTATTACAAATGAATATGTTGCACTGGGATTAATTAATGCATATACAAGCAAAGAATTTAATTATAGCATATCTGCCACCACTAGACTTGTGATGCCAAACAATCCCTCATATGTCTTTGCTCACAATGAACATAATGAGGATAAATGATGGTCTTCCATTCCAAAAACCCTCTAGTAGAACTGGCCTTTAGGTTCGATTGTCCTCTAGTCAACCCCTCACTTGTGCATTTGAGAGACCCAGCTAATGGTTATCTCTACCCAAAATTCCTTCATTTCTTGTTAAATTGACTGAACTGGCCTTTTTGCTCTTCTTCAAGAGGGGCTGTCTATCTGAAaaatcaatatctttttttttcccaaacatAGATAGATCCTATTGACCCTCACTTATACACGCCTCTAGAGCCTAAGTTGCCTCAATTAATTCTCTAATTGCATATTGTAAGGCTATCAATCCTTGTTTTAGCTCATGTCTAAAACCTTTTTATAACCTCTTTATCAAATACTACTCAGTAGGAATGCAATGTGAACCAAACATAGAGAAATCTTGGAATCTCCACTCATACTCCAACACGAACATCTATCCCTGTTTCAGAGCCAAAAACTCTTGCTCTTTTATTTTACAGTGGTATCTAGAGTAAAATTTGTTCTTAAATTCCATCTTAAAGTCACCCCAAGATAACTCCTCAGTGGCTCTCCTCAATAATACATTCTCCCATCAAGATTGCACTCTATCAAAAAACAACTAGGTGGCACAACCCACTTGTAATCCTTTTGACATTCTAATATGATTCAAGGTCTTCTTTACTTCTTGAATCTATATTCCTGCAGTCTTTGCATTCTGTTCCCCCAAATAAGGCTTACAACCCACTTCTCTCATATTCTTAACTATCCAGACTAAAGTGAACATACTGTCTGTGGGTGTTGGAGTTGTAAGGGCTTCTAAGGCTGTTGCATTAAACATACCAACAACTATTACTCGAATAATATGTTTTAAGAAAACAGAGTCAATATGGGGAGCACGGGTCCCCGTAGATGATATTGGTGGGGGAAAAGTCGCCTGGCCCTGATAGTTTGAACCTTTTAGCTGTGATACTCTAGCTTGTTTAGATGCTATATCATCTCAAAGTCCAAATGACCCTCCATATCTGGATTGAAATGATGGTGCCAACACATAAAAAGTAGTATCCGCTAAAGGGTCCTCCCCttatttattgtttgtatttgtaTCCTGAATCCTCTTCCATACCAGAGATGGATCTAGACCATCCCAGAACAACTTATCATTTAGCAATATCCATTACAAATCCACTGAACCCAAGccagggctctgataccaactataatgaccttaaattttaaatataatttcaagatAATTGGCATTTCTATTAGGTGAAAAacctaagaatttttttttatattctaccGCAATTCTAATAGAGTTTCCCCTAAAGAACCAAGCTTGAAAGAACAATGTTTAAAGTTGATATGgtttatatgattttgaaagaactaaaaactaaaattacattaattttaaatgtgtGATTGTGAtttattatatgtataaaaGTAATGAGTGATGAGTACTCTAgagcaaggttgttaaaatcgcgagataacttgtaaaatcataagattttacgagtcaacatgTATCTGACGTGCTAAATCAAACTTAACTTGTGCAAAATCGTTAAAATTGGTAAACTCGAtccgattttacgagtttactGAATTTGTGATATGAACTAAGTCAGGTCCAAATTTGTCCTTAAAATGTCTGTTGACTAGTTTTGCGAGATTGCGCATATGTTTCAAGCCGTATATTGGATAAAGGTGgaattttacaagaaaatattaGATACATAAACatatattgtggtaaattttCAGGTCAAATAGAGTTAGGAAATATAATATTTCAGAGAATCAAAGTTAGTAAACTAATATTGTCAAATATGTCAAACAAGACCTTCGTGTAATGTTTGGGACATATCTAGAACTACTGGTGGAATTTTGCTTCGATTAAAGTTGGGATAGAAATTAGACATCTAAAACTTTCCAACTATATATCGTAGGCCCAATAATTCATCCAAACGAGAGAGAACAACATGTTTGAAATCAGAAGAGAACGACATGTGTGAAATCATGACTCAAATCTGCCAAGAATATGCAAAAATTGAAGATTTAGGCTACATGGAGGAATTTTAACAtaaatgctttttttattattctattttatttaattaattttaaataattatttttaatttgaattttttctagcgcattagacattgtttaggggtttattttattattgaatttatgttagttaattactaatttaaactcATTAGCTTGCAACTTAAAAGGGGTTTATCAAGATTTATTGTGATGGGAACAACCAGGTTGTCACTAGGTTTATGTGTGCTTCCTACATTTCAGTGATTCCCCTGTATTGAGAAATTTTATTCTGAGACTTTTTATTTCTCcatgttattaatttattgattcatactctctcattttatatatatatatatatatatcactcattgattataatattgttaactcattttatcaaattttaatgtaaTGTAATTTCTTGACtagaattatcaatatataattagttaaaaaaattatttatgattttataattcgagtttatattttattttttatatcgtattaaaaaaatatttttgacaaccttaTTATAGAGCACTAGAGTTCTTTCTaggtaattttatcattaaaaaacaattaaaaaaaaaccttttatgaCTCAAGTGATTCTCCaagaaatgaaaatagaaaCACGAAGAGATATAACTaaaggtaaagaaaaaataaataaagaatatgtCTACAATTTGTAGAGGGGAAAAACCAAAAGAACAAATGTTCTGCCTTTTCCCCTTAATATTACCCTTTTCCGCATTCTCGATATGGAAGTACCAATACTGCAAATGTGCATTATTAATCCGTAGGCTGCATTGGGTAGTGAAGAAAcaagatttataaatatatttttatatatcttttccaaaaaatatcgaataaaaaaatatacagatataatttttttatattctcggATGCATTGAGTTGACACGTGCTATTATCAAACGAGTCTCCATTCAGACGCGCTCGTTCTAGTACTATTCAAACCGAAgtgattgatgaatctgaccAACGCTAGACTCAAATAATGCTAGGTCTAGAGCATGCTAGACCCAAACACCTCATGGTTCTGGTAGCGTGTGCTAGACCCAACACGTGTGTCTTGCAAATGCTGCCAACCTAACGCTTGAGTCTGGTACTGTTTGGGTCAAGTACTATCAGGCTCAATAGCTTGGCCTGACGTGTGTTATCTGAGAGTGTTGAACCTAAAGATTTTTAT
It contains:
- the LOC133674937 gene encoding peroxiredoxin-2; its protein translation is MAPIAVGDVLPDGKLAYFDEQDQLQEVSVHSLAAGKKVILFGVPGAFTPTCSLKHVPGFIEKAEELKSKGVTEILCISVNDPFVMKAWAKSYPENKHVKFLADGSATYTHALGLELDLQEKGLGTRSRRFALLVDDLKVKAANVEGGGEFTVSSADDILKDL